The Candidatus Methanoperedens sp. genomic interval AACGATCGGGAGAAGCGCATTTCGAAATACATGCCTTCTTATGACTATACTTTCAGGGAGTCCTTTTGCTCTTGCTGTTCTTACAAAATCCTTGTTCATGTTTTCAAGCATTGCGCTCCTGACATACCTGCTGTATCCTGCTACCATACCAGTAGCAAGAGTTATAACAGGTAATATAAGTGCATATAGATTGGAAAGTGAGAACATGGGAAGACCGGTATCATAATATGTTTTGAACCAGCCAAGTTTCACAGAAAAAATAAGGATAAGCATCATACCGAGCCAGAAGTTAGGAATAGAGATCCCTGCAAATGAAAAAAATGTTGTAATGTGGTCTGCTGTTGTATTCTTTTTTGCGGCTGAAAAAATTCCAATAATTATGCCGAGCAATATCGCAAAAATCGAACTCAGGAGAATTAGCTGGAATGAATATACCCAGTGGGTACGGATAAGGTCGCTGACAGGCATTGAAGTACTGAATGACCAGCCCCAGTCCCCATTGAGAAGGGAACTGATGTAAGTGAAATACTGCTCATACAGCGGCCGGTCAACACCATAACGGGATTCGATTGCAGCCGCGACCTGGCTCACATTATGGCCTGCCCCAAGGGTTGCCAGATATTTATCAGCCGGGGAATGCGGGCCGATCCTCATCAGGAAAAAGGCTGCGGTCATGACACCCCATGCGATAAGGAATGTGTGGAGGAGCCTTTTTGCGATGTAGGATTTCATAAATAGTAAAATATAATGGGAGTTTATAACTTTCTCAAATATTCCTCATATTCATCTTGACGAACGCGCTCAAAGCCAAGATTGAACAACAACTTCTCCATTTTTCTGGCATCGATTATTCGAAGCCTGCTCAAATACCTACCTCAACTTGCTGAATTCCGATAAATTGAGGTAAATGTTGCTTGTTCTCAGGCTCCATTTCTTCCAGACATAATTCCAGTACCTCTTTAAGGTTGTCTTGAAGCTCATCAAGAGTCTCTGCCTGAGTATGGGCGCCAGGAATTCCCGGAACTATGGCCACATACAGGCCAGTTTCCGGATCTTTTTCGATATATGCTGTTAGTGTAGGCATTTTAAACCTCTGTAATTACAAATTGATTTATAGTTGCTGATTTCTCTTATACTTATTTAAACCGTAAAAAATGAATAATAAATCAAAGTGAGTATATATATGCACATCGTGTATAGTGAAAGTTAAGGATTTATAAAATTCTATGGAGAAATAAATGAATGAAATGCCCACATTGCCTTGTTGAAGTTCATCTAACATCAGAGAACCGTGACATTGGAGCGGATAATGAATTCTATTGGAAGACATCGATTGCTACGTGTCCTCATTGCAAAAAGTGTATTATATGGTTAGAGCAATATTCGACAGACAAAATTGGAAATTTGAATTTCATAAAAGAATTTCTTGTTTATCCCAAAGGAATATCTAGGGCACCTCTGAGCCCGGTGGTGCCTGATATATATGCTCAGGAATATAAAGAAGCGTGCTTGGTTTTATCAGATAGTGCAAAAGCAAGTGCGGCTTTAAGTCGTCGTTGCTTGCAGAATCTTCTGAGAAATGTTCAAAAGGTAAAATCTTCAGATTTAAGCAAACAGATTGATGAAGTTCTCGGATTGAAGGTACTTCCATCTCATTTATCTGAAGCGATTGATGCTGTTAGAAACATCGGTAACTTTGCTGCACATCCTATTAAAAGTACCAATACGGGGGCAATCGTTGATGTTGAACAGGGAGAAGCTGAATGGCTACTTGATGTCTTAGAAGGACTTTTTGATTTCTATTTTGTGCAACCGGATATATTGCAAAAAAAGAAGGCTGCATTGAATCAAAAATTGAAGGATGCAGGAAAACCTCCCATGAAGTGAAAAAAATAATAGGTTATAGACATATCATTCAAAATAAGCTGAGATAAAAAAGAAAAACATTGAAGGGGTATAAATACTAACAAATATAAAAAAGGTATTATGACTTGAGACGCGGGTGCAAAATGGAAGAAACAGAAAATTCTAAGATTCTAATAAAAGCAAAAATTTTTGAAATATTGCAAAATGCAGGAACCTCAGCCCGTATTATTCTTTTTGGTTCAAGAGCAAGAGAGGATTATACCAAATTTAGCGATTATGACATTCTTTTGATAACTGATAGAACAATTGAAATCAAAGAAAAAATGAATTTATCTAAAAAAATAAGGGAATATCTCGCAAAAGCAGGTTTTGATGTAGATGTAATTATAAAATCAGACGCTGAAGTCCAATTTTTGAGAGAGAAAACAGGAAGTATCATAAAGAGTGCATTGAAGGAGGGGATTGCATTATGAATGATGATTATGTCAAGAAATGGACCATGAAAGCTATAAATGACATCAATATCTCAAAACATGAGTTAGTCCACCCGGAAAGCGAGATGGTTACCGACGCTATATGTTTTCACTGTCAGCAATCAGTCGAGAAATTCTTGAAAGCTTATCTTGTCCTGAAAAATATCGATACTGGAAAAACACATAACCTGGAATTTTTATTGGAACTCTGCAAAAAACAAGACCTTGATTTTGGGAAAATAGATGTCGGGAATCTTTCATTTTATGCTGTGGCAGTCAGATATCCTGATGAATTTTACATGCCTTCCGTGCAAGAGGCAAAAGAATGTTTCAAAATAGCGTCTGCGGTCAGGGATTTTGTATTAAGGAAGTTGGAATTAGATAGGGATATTTAGAAGAAAGCGAGATCATCCAAAATACCATTCCTGGTAATTATAGCTCATACTTATCCCCGGCTCGATCCCTTTGACCTTTGCAGAAAAAGCCATATTTGCCGCCGGATATGCCAGGAAATCAAGGGGCTGGTCATCTGAAATGATCTTTGATAGCTCAGCGT includes:
- a CDS encoding type II toxin-antitoxin system HicB family antitoxin, translating into MPTLTAYIEKDPETGLYVAIVPGIPGAHTQAETLDELQDNLKEVLELCLEEMEPENKQHLPQFIGIQQVEVGI
- a CDS encoding HEPN domain-containing protein, with amino-acid sequence MNDDYVKKWTMKAINDINISKHELVHPESEMVTDAICFHCQQSVEKFLKAYLVLKNIDTGKTHNLEFLLELCKKQDLDFGKIDVGNLSFYAVAVRYPDEFYMPSVQEAKECFKIASAVRDFVLRKLELDRDI
- a CDS encoding ABC transporter permease, which gives rise to MKSYIAKRLLHTFLIAWGVMTAAFFLMRIGPHSPADKYLATLGAGHNVSQVAAAIESRYGVDRPLYEQYFTYISSLLNGDWGWSFSTSMPVSDLIRTHWVYSFQLILLSSIFAILLGIIIGIFSAAKKNTTADHITTFFSFAGISIPNFWLGMMLILIFSVKLGWFKTYYDTGLPMFSLSNLYALILPVITLATGMVAGYSRYVRSAMLENMNKDFVRTARAKGLPESIVIRRHVFRNALLPIVTIIMLDMSGIFFGGAYITEVIFGIPGLGWMSLKAVFSDDYSVVLAVTLIGAFVTLLFNLIADIAYTYLDPRIRYE
- a CDS encoding nucleotidyltransferase domain-containing protein yields the protein MEETENSKILIKAKIFEILQNAGTSARIILFGSRAREDYTKFSDYDILLITDRTIEIKEKMNLSKKIREYLAKAGFDVDVIIKSDAEVQFLREKTGSIIKSALKEGIAL
- a CDS encoding DUF4145 domain-containing protein; amino-acid sequence: MKCPHCLVEVHLTSENRDIGADNEFYWKTSIATCPHCKKCIIWLEQYSTDKIGNLNFIKEFLVYPKGISRAPLSPVVPDIYAQEYKEACLVLSDSAKASAALSRRCLQNLLRNVQKVKSSDLSKQIDEVLGLKVLPSHLSEAIDAVRNIGNFAAHPIKSTNTGAIVDVEQGEAEWLLDVLEGLFDFYFVQPDILQKKKAALNQKLKDAGKPPMK